Proteins encoded in a region of the Zea mays cultivar B73 chromosome 2, Zm-B73-REFERENCE-NAM-5.0, whole genome shotgun sequence genome:
- the LOC118476349 gene encoding potassium transporter 25-like, whose amino-acid sequence MGQAAFISQHHNFESSYHIGFYVSVPETLRWPVLVIAILAAVVGSQAIITGTFSIIKQCSSLSCFPGVKIVHTSSTVHGQIYIPEINWMLMILCLAVTIGFRDTKHLANAQGLAVITVMLVTTCLMSLVIVLCWNKSIFHALGFLLFFGAIEVIYFSASLVKFHEGAWVPITLSFIFMVVMCVWHYGTIKKYH is encoded by the exons ATGGGACAAGCGGCTTTTATTTCACAACATCACAACTTCGAGAGCAGTTATCATATTGGATTTTATGTGTCAGTACCAG AAACACTCAGATGGCCTGTTCTGGTGATTGCTATACTGGCAGCTGTAGTTGGGAGTCAGGCAATTATTACTGGAACCTTTTCAATCATCAAGCAGTGCTCTTCATTAAGTTGTTTCCCTGGAGTGAAGATTGTGCACACATCCTCGACAGTGCATGGTCAAATATACATACCAGAAATCAATTGGATGCTGATGATACTCTGCCTGGCTGTTACTATTGGCTTCAGAGACACAAAGCACTTGGCAAATGCACAAG GGTTGGCAGTAATCACTGTCATGCTTGTTACCACTTGCTTAATGTCACTCGTTATTGTGCTTTGCTGGAACAAGAGTATCTTCCATGCCCTTGGTTTCCTGCTTTTCTTTGGCGCGATCGAAGTAATCTACTTCTCAGCTTCCCTTGTCAAGTTTCATGAAGGTGCTTGGGTTCCCATTACTCTCTCCTTCATATTTATGGTGGTCATGTGTGTCTGGCACTATGGCACGATAAAGAAGTACCATTGA